The genomic DNA CGATCTGTATGATGTTGTTCATGCCGGCTATTCCTTACCGGCTGATATTCCGGAAATTAAAGTTGCCGGCAAAACCGGCACAGCTGAACTAAAGAAGTCCGGTGAAGAAAACGGTCAGGAGAACGGGTTCTTCGTCGGCTATGATAATGATAAAAAAGATCTGCTCGTCGCGATCATGATTGAATCGGTCGAGAAGGAAAACCGGGGCAGCCCGTATGTATCGGGTCTTGTCGCTGACGTTTTAAAGAGTCATGCCAACAAATGAAAACTGATGCTACAGCAAAAGAGGATGCCGGATTTACAATCCCGGCACCCTCTTATTTTGATTTCCCTAAATTGCTTACACAGTCACGTCCGGTAACCGGGCAGCCATTAACTGTTCAATCGCTGCTCGATCGTCTTGTTGCAACAACTCGACGATTTTACTACCAACGATGACACCGGCAACACTTGTACTCAGTTGACGTACATGTTCCGGCGTACTGATACCGAATCCGGCCATAACCGGAACCGGACTCAGTTGCGCGACTTTCGCCAAATGCTGTTCGAGCGAATCCCCAAAGTTGGTTTGTCCGCCGGTCGTCCCGTTGACGGTCACAGCGTAGAGGAATCCTTCACTATGTGTAGCCAGTTTTTCAATTCGTTCAATCGGACTGGTCAGCGAGACCAGTTGAACGAGTGCGATGTCTTGTTTATTGCGACCAGCAAAAAACTGATCACTTTGTTCGAGTGGCAGATCGGGAATGATCAACCCGTCGACGCCGATTTCACGGCAAGTCGATAAAAAGGAATCGATGCCAAATCGGAAAATCGGATTTAAGTACGTCATGACGACGATTGGAACGCTTGTTGATTGACGCGCAACCCGAATCGCCTCAAGGACGTCCTTTAAGCTGATTTGATCTGCG from Exiguobacterium sibiricum 7-3 includes the following:
- the trpA gene encoding tryptophan synthase subunit alpha — translated: MRLEQAILTVNARGEKAFIPYVMGGDGGIDRLPDILAFLERSGATAIEVGVPFSDPVADGPVIQEAGLRALADQISLKDVLEAIRVARQSTSVPIVVMTYLNPIFRFGIDSFLSTCREIGVDGLIIPDLPLEQSDQFFAGRNKQDIALVQLVSLTSPIERIEKLATHSEGFLYAVTVNGTTGGQTNFGDSLEQHLAKVAQLSPVPVMAGFGISTPEHVRQLSTSVAGVIVGSKIVELLQQDDRAAIEQLMAARLPDVTV